One Bombus pyrosoma isolate SC7728 linkage group LG11, ASM1482585v1, whole genome shotgun sequence DNA segment encodes these proteins:
- the LOC122573121 gene encoding eIF-2-alpha kinase GCN2 isoform X3 produces the protein MSCESSKDRQKNEIEVLKSIFGDELRDLRHEKNRRKWQPLDIVITLMPQKGMSGPAKVYAQIDLHVMCNDKYPDEVPNIELENSRGLSHQQVAVLYAELVKLTKQLQGEVMIFELTQHVQKYLHENNKPSYSSFYEEMVSRRQEKIEYEMLEKQLKEDKERQVLQDEIQKRQEALKAELRNRKESIRLYCDRSNNPSQSIPSSPQERSRIYSRRRCASSSESSDGFLCEHRGTKLLHFDHNKGERQVYRAKCMGHSTKGSVVYAGVDMTTGELFAVSEWTLKVNNKIEENNIQHIMKQVGSLEQEVNHLHKLHHPNLVHYLNMKYLQEEDDVLIYVLQEFVLDLQDFLLKCLINDERKRWSAEQLLEHSFIKAPLTHGLSPPKIPRRDEQENHEPEEPDADIRQYVPPLGGHTRITNEFEILEWLGRGAFGDVLKVKNKLDGGIYAIKRIELNPRNKQLHKKITREVKLLSRMNHENVVRYYNSWIESAIITDAVEEHASMTFSEKKSPELLNHLITDDIEKLAPPIHEVEWNVSYKSRTNTTLPADSDEDNSDASSDTDSDEDCAFLMQNLLRMDSSDSIEFVGDTNHQASASNIKSDENGDMNESKETVREIQFMYIQMEFCEKSTLRTAIDNGVYEDQERVWRLFREIVEGLAHIHQQGMIHRDLKPVNIFLDSNDHVKIGDFGLATTNILSSFVQTMETDKESQGFEKGISFGTEDVGSLTGQVGTALYVAPELTTKAAKAIYNQKVDIYSLGIILFEMCYKPLTTGMERIKVLLNLRSKEIILPSEIQQADMSRQIHILRWLLNHDPSQRPTAQELLSSEYLPPARLEETELQEMIRRTLSNNQSKAYKYLISCCFTQEVSPADDITYDMNLPSRGHTNFIAWRKHQEGVKSKVIEVFQRHGGVYLGTPLLIPKSHQFCSFSTSSVKLMTRNGNIVCIPHDLRAAFARYIVWNNVPHIRRYAIERVFREKKVLGFHPRELYECAFDIIGPTPDNLLMEGELIYIVWEIINELPPLQERNFTIRLNHTSLLQAVLMYCGVDKEKYQDIYSILRDARDGKFTKFQIQTHLISLCLTDQAMETLFNLFETESSVAKIHSVLKTITRRKGDAAALAREGLKEIEIVMENIGTLGVKWPVLVVPLLVHNINQHSGIIYQITYEVKRRKKKGGEEVIAAGGRYDKMLSSFKKILERTGMASKEIKQYGAGISISLEKLVSAVSETSESLECRYGIDVAISCMGNHHREKEMIDLLKELWSLGLKVTILDLVSLEEILEYCRENSISHVILLKTGEKGNIRIQSWERDRYQEKRMSNQEVGEFFQRLDNSIPVLNRSESKTVTNDCFLSNNNPVNVNINFILSERDKLSGSSRRSLKNSMVAQMSTYFQRISHKIPIEIFALFLEMSVIRTIISFLEIDEEDQDFLKSIQIIIDKHPRHKKYIKEICEEMQEVRKEKQRPVLILYSLINNQYMTLL, from the exons AGTACCAAACATAGAGTTGGAAAATAGCAGAGGCTTATCTCATCAACAAGTTGCAGTATTATATGCCGAATTAGTGAAGCTAACAAAACAATTACAGGGAGAAGTAATGATCTTTGAATTAACGCAACATgttcagaaatatttacacgaGAATAATAAACCAAGTTACAGTAGCTTTTATGAAGAAATGGTTTCACGACGCCAAGAAAAGATCGAATATGAAATGTTGGAAAAGCAGttgaaagaagataaagaaagacaG GTATTGCAGGATGAAATCCAAAAAAGGCAAGAAGCTTTAAAAGCTGAACTTCGTAATCGGAAAGAATCTATTCGCTTATATTGTGATCGATCAAATAATCCTTCTCAATCAATACCATCATCTCCGCAAGAGAGATCACGGATTTATTCTCGAAGAAGATGTGCTAGTAGTTCTGAAAGTTCTGACGGTTTTCTATGCGAACATAGAGGCACAAAATTATTACACTTTGATCATAATAAAG gtGAACGACAAGTGTACAGAGCAAAATGTATGGGTCATAGTACTAAGGGATCGGTCGTTTATGCAGGTGTGGATATGACAACTGGAGAATTGTTTGCAGTTAGTGAATGGacattaaaagtaaataataaaattgaagaaaataatatccaACATATCATGAAACAAGTAGGAAGTTTAGAACAAGAAGTAAatcatttacataaattacatCATCCAAATCttgtacattatttaaatatgaagtATCTGCAGGAGGAAGATGATGTACTTATTTATGTTCTTCAAGAATTTGTG cTTGATCTTCAAGATTTCTTATTAAAGTGCCTTATCAATGATGAAAGAAAACGTTGGTCAGCCGAACAATTGTTAGAACATTCGTTTATAAAGGCGCCTTTAACCCATGGATTATCGCCCCCAAAAATACCACGGAGAGATGAACAAGAGAATCATGAACCAGAAGAACCAGATGCAGATATTAGACAATATGTACCTCCATTAGGAGGTCATACAAGAATTACGAATGAATTCGAAATTCTTGAATGGCTTGGTAGAGGTGCTTTCGGCGATGttctaaaagtaaaaaataaattagatggTGGAATTTATGCTATTAAAAGGATAGAATTGAATCCAAGAAATAAACAACTTCACAAAAAAATTACCAGAGAGGTGAAATTGTTATCTCGGATGAATCATGAAAATGTAGTACGATATTACAATTCATGGATAGAAAGTGCTATAATAACTGATGCAGTAGAAGAACATGCATCCATGacattttctgaaaaaaagaGTCCAGAGTTGCTTAAT cATTTAATAACGgatgatattgaaaaattagcaCCACCAATACACGAGGTTGAATGGAATGTTTCatacaaatctcgaacaaatacaacaCTTCCAGCTGACAGCGATGAGGATAACAGTGATGCGTCCAGTGACACTGACAGTGATGAAGATTGTGCGTTTTT AATGCAGAATCTTCTGAGAATGGATTCTTCCGATAGCATAGAATTTGTAGGAGATACAAACCATCAAGCATCTgcatcaaatataaaaagtgaTGAAAATGGGGATATGAATGAATCAAAAGAAACAGTCagagaaattcaatttatgtatattcaaaTGGAATTCTGTGAAAAGAGTACTCTTCGGACAGCAATTGATAATGGAGTTTATGAAGATCAAGAAAGAGTGTGGAGattatttcgagaaattgTGGAAGGTCTAGCACATATTCACCAACAAGGAATGATACATAGAGATCTAAAAccagtaaatatatttttggatAGTAATGACCATGTAAAAATCGGAGATTTTGGTTTAGCAACTACAAATATACTTTCATCCTTTGTACAAACAATGGAAACTGATAAAGAATCTCAAGGTTTTGAAAAAG gGATTAGTTTTGGCACAGAAGATGTTGGATCTCTCACAGGACAAGTAGGCACAGCACTTTATGTAGCTCCAGAACTTACAACAAAAGCAGCAAAAGctatttacaatcaaaaaGTTGATATTTATAGTCTTGGaataatattgtttgaaaTGTGTTACAAACCTCTAACTACAGGAATGGAACGAATTAAAGTTTTGCTTAATTtacgatcgaaagaaattatacttCCATCAGAAATACAACAAGCTGATATGTCACGACAAATTCATATCTTACG GTGGTTATTAAATCATGATCCTAGTCAACGGCCCACTGCTCAAGAACTCCTTTCTTCGGAATATTTGCCTCCTGCACGACTTGAAGAGACGGAATTGCAAGAAATGATCCGGCGCACTCTTTCAAATAATCAAAGCAaagcatataaatatttgatttcatGCTGTTTTACGCAGGAAGTTAGTCCTGCAGACGATATTACTTACGATATGAATTTACCTAGTAGAGGGCATACTAACTTTATTGCTTGGAGAAAACATCAAGAAGGAGTTAAAAGCAAAGTAATCGAGGTTTTTCAAAGACATGGTGGTGTTTACTTAGGAACTCCTCTATTGATACCAAAATCGCATCAATTCTGTAGCTTTTCAACTTCCAGTGTAAAATTAATGACTCGTAATGGAAACATTGTTTGTATCCCTCATGATTTACGCGCTGCGTTTGCAAGATACATAGTATGGAATAATGTACCACATATTAGAAGATATGCAATTGAAAGAGTCtttagagaaaaaaag gtATTGGGCTTTCACCCTAGAGAACTTTACGAATGCGCATTTGATATAATAGGCCCTACTCCTGATAATCTTCTAATGGAAGGTGAATTAATATACATTGTTTGGGAGATCATCAATGAATTACCTCCATTAcaagaacgaaattttactattcGTTTGAACCACACCTCTTTACTACAAGCTGTATTAATGTATTGTGGAgtagataaagaaaaatatcaagatatttattcaatcCTTCGAGATGCACGTGATggaaaatttacaaagtttCAAATACAGACGCATTTAATAAGTTTATGTTTGACTGATCAGGCTATGGAGACATTATTCAATTTGTTTGAAACGGAAAGTTCTGTTGCTAAAATTCATAGTGTTCTAAAAACAATTACACGAAGAAAAGGAGATGCTGCTGCTTTAGCTAGAGAAGGACTGAAGGAAATTGAGATAGTtatggaaaatattggaaCACTTGGAGTAAAG TGGCCTGTACTGGTTGTACCTCTTCTAGTGCACAATATAAATCAACATAGTggtataatttatcaaattacttATGAAGTTAAGCGGCGTAAAAAGAAAGGTGGAGAAGAAGTAATAGCAGCAGGAGGTCGTTACGATAAAatgctttcttcttttaaaaaaattcttgaacGTACAGGAATGGCCagtaaagaaattaaacaatatgGCGCTGGAATTAGTATCTCACTAGAAAAACTTGTTTCTGCAGTCTCGGAAACTTCAGAATCTTTAGAATGCAGATACGGTATCGACGTTGCCATTTCTTGTATGGGCAATCATCATCGAGAAAAGGAGATGATCGATCTCTTAAAAGAATTATGGAGTCTTGGACTCAAAGTTACAATTTTAGATCTGGTTTCCCTTGAAGAAATCCTTGAATATTGTCGAGAAAACTCTATCAGTCAcgttattcttttaaaaaccGGAGAAAAAGGGAACATAAGAATTCAAAGTTGGGAACGTGATAGGtatcaagaaaaaagaatgagTAATCAAGAAGTTGgagaattttttcaaagattAGATAATTCGATACCTGTTCTAAATAGATCTGAAAGCAAAACAGTAACAAATGATTGTTTTTTGAGTAATAACAATCCAGTTAAtgtcaatattaattttattttatctgaaaGAGACAAACTTTCTGGTAGTTCTAGAAGAAgtctaaaaaattctatggTTGCACAGATGTCTACATATTTCCAGAGGATTTCACATAAAATTccaattgaaatatttgcattatttttagaaatgagTGTTATAAGAACAATAATAAGTTTCTTAGAAATTGATGAAGAAGACCAAGATTTTCtaaaaagtatacaaattATCATAGACAA ACATCCAAgacataaaaaatacataaaggAGATATGTGAAGAAATGCAAGAAGtaaggaaagagaaacaaagacctgtattaatactatatagtttAATCAATAATCAATATATGACTCTCTTATAA
- the LOC122573121 gene encoding eIF-2-alpha kinase GCN2 isoform X1, whose translation MSCESSKDRQKNEIEVLKSIFGDELRDLRHEKNRRKWQPLDIVITLMPQKGMSGPAKVYAQIDLHVMCNDKYPDEVPNIELENSRGLSHQQVAVLYAELVKLTKQLQGEVMIFELTQHVQKYLHENNKPSYSSFYEEMVSRRQEKIEYEMLEKQLKEDKERQVLQDEIQKRQEALKAELRNRKESIRLYCDRSNNPSQSIPSSPQERSRIYSRRRCASSSESSDGFLCEHRGTKLLHFDHNKGERQVYRAKCMGHSTKGSVVYAGVDMTTGELFAVSEWTLKVNNKIEENNIQHIMKQVGSLEQEVNHLHKLHHPNLVHYLNMKYLQEEDDVLIYVLQEFVIGTSCSFFLLENIAVDIDFLRYLATGILSALRYLHENNVVHKDLRDTSIYIDNTGVVRLSDYSLNKRLSDIYQTCTIIKPEPDFPSVQGRGGKKADIYRFGILMFSLLKGIIVSGDKIDPTKIVQLDLQDFLLKCLINDERKRWSAEQLLEHSFIKAPLTHGLSPPKIPRRDEQENHEPEEPDADIRQYVPPLGGHTRITNEFEILEWLGRGAFGDVLKVKNKLDGGIYAIKRIELNPRNKQLHKKITREVKLLSRMNHENVVRYYNSWIESAIITDAVEEHASMTFSEKKSPELLNHLITDDIEKLAPPIHEVEWNVSYKSRTNTTLPADSDEDNSDASSDTDSDEDCAFLMQNLLRMDSSDSIEFVGDTNHQASASNIKSDENGDMNESKETVREIQFMYIQMEFCEKSTLRTAIDNGVYEDQERVWRLFREIVEGLAHIHQQGMIHRDLKPVNIFLDSNDHVKIGDFGLATTNILSSFVQTMETDKESQGFEKGISFGTEDVGSLTGQVGTALYVAPELTTKAAKAIYNQKVDIYSLGIILFEMCYKPLTTGMERIKVLLNLRSKEIILPSEIQQADMSRQIHILRWLLNHDPSQRPTAQELLSSEYLPPARLEETELQEMIRRTLSNNQSKAYKYLISCCFTQEVSPADDITYDMNLPSRGHTNFIAWRKHQEGVKSKVIEVFQRHGGVYLGTPLLIPKSHQFCSFSTSSVKLMTRNGNIVCIPHDLRAAFARYIVWNNVPHIRRYAIERVFREKKVLGFHPRELYECAFDIIGPTPDNLLMEGELIYIVWEIINELPPLQERNFTIRLNHTSLLQAVLMYCGVDKEKYQDIYSILRDARDGKFTKFQIQTHLISLCLTDQAMETLFNLFETESSVAKIHSVLKTITRRKGDAAALAREGLKEIEIVMENIGTLGVKWPVLVVPLLVHNINQHSGIIYQITYEVKRRKKKGGEEVIAAGGRYDKMLSSFKKILERTGMASKEIKQYGAGISISLEKLVSAVSETSESLECRYGIDVAISCMGNHHREKEMIDLLKELWSLGLKVTILDLVSLEEILEYCRENSISHVILLKTGEKGNIRIQSWERDRYQEKRMSNQEVGEFFQRLDNSIPVLNRSESKTVTNDCFLSNNNPVNVNINFILSERDKLSGSSRRSLKNSMVAQMSTYFQRISHKIPIEIFALFLEMSVIRTIISFLEIDEEDQDFLKSIQIIIDKHPRHKKYIKEICEEMQEVRKEKQRPVLILYSLINNQYMTLL comes from the exons AGTACCAAACATAGAGTTGGAAAATAGCAGAGGCTTATCTCATCAACAAGTTGCAGTATTATATGCCGAATTAGTGAAGCTAACAAAACAATTACAGGGAGAAGTAATGATCTTTGAATTAACGCAACATgttcagaaatatttacacgaGAATAATAAACCAAGTTACAGTAGCTTTTATGAAGAAATGGTTTCACGACGCCAAGAAAAGATCGAATATGAAATGTTGGAAAAGCAGttgaaagaagataaagaaagacaG GTATTGCAGGATGAAATCCAAAAAAGGCAAGAAGCTTTAAAAGCTGAACTTCGTAATCGGAAAGAATCTATTCGCTTATATTGTGATCGATCAAATAATCCTTCTCAATCAATACCATCATCTCCGCAAGAGAGATCACGGATTTATTCTCGAAGAAGATGTGCTAGTAGTTCTGAAAGTTCTGACGGTTTTCTATGCGAACATAGAGGCACAAAATTATTACACTTTGATCATAATAAAG gtGAACGACAAGTGTACAGAGCAAAATGTATGGGTCATAGTACTAAGGGATCGGTCGTTTATGCAGGTGTGGATATGACAACTGGAGAATTGTTTGCAGTTAGTGAATGGacattaaaagtaaataataaaattgaagaaaataatatccaACATATCATGAAACAAGTAGGAAGTTTAGAACAAGAAGTAAatcatttacataaattacatCATCCAAATCttgtacattatttaaatatgaagtATCTGCAGGAGGAAGATGATGTACTTATTTATGTTCTTCAAGAATTTGTG ATAGGTACGAGTTGCTCCTTTTTTTTACTGGAAAATATCGCAGTAGACATCGATTTCCTGCGATATTTGGCAACTGGCATCCTTTCTGCTTTAAGATATCTCCATGAGAATAATGTTGTCCACAAAGATCTACGTGATACCAGTATCTATATTGATAACACAGGAGTGGTTAGATTATCAgattattctttaaataaaagattatctGATATTTATCAGACATGTACAATAATCAAGCCTGAACCAGATTTTCCGAGTGTACAAGGCAGAGGTGGAAAAAAGGCAGATATCTACCGTTTTGGTATTCTtatgttttctttattaaaaggAATCATAGTTTCTGGAGATAAAATCGATCCAACAAAAATTGTACAG cTTGATCTTCAAGATTTCTTATTAAAGTGCCTTATCAATGATGAAAGAAAACGTTGGTCAGCCGAACAATTGTTAGAACATTCGTTTATAAAGGCGCCTTTAACCCATGGATTATCGCCCCCAAAAATACCACGGAGAGATGAACAAGAGAATCATGAACCAGAAGAACCAGATGCAGATATTAGACAATATGTACCTCCATTAGGAGGTCATACAAGAATTACGAATGAATTCGAAATTCTTGAATGGCTTGGTAGAGGTGCTTTCGGCGATGttctaaaagtaaaaaataaattagatggTGGAATTTATGCTATTAAAAGGATAGAATTGAATCCAAGAAATAAACAACTTCACAAAAAAATTACCAGAGAGGTGAAATTGTTATCTCGGATGAATCATGAAAATGTAGTACGATATTACAATTCATGGATAGAAAGTGCTATAATAACTGATGCAGTAGAAGAACATGCATCCATGacattttctgaaaaaaagaGTCCAGAGTTGCTTAAT cATTTAATAACGgatgatattgaaaaattagcaCCACCAATACACGAGGTTGAATGGAATGTTTCatacaaatctcgaacaaatacaacaCTTCCAGCTGACAGCGATGAGGATAACAGTGATGCGTCCAGTGACACTGACAGTGATGAAGATTGTGCGTTTTT AATGCAGAATCTTCTGAGAATGGATTCTTCCGATAGCATAGAATTTGTAGGAGATACAAACCATCAAGCATCTgcatcaaatataaaaagtgaTGAAAATGGGGATATGAATGAATCAAAAGAAACAGTCagagaaattcaatttatgtatattcaaaTGGAATTCTGTGAAAAGAGTACTCTTCGGACAGCAATTGATAATGGAGTTTATGAAGATCAAGAAAGAGTGTGGAGattatttcgagaaattgTGGAAGGTCTAGCACATATTCACCAACAAGGAATGATACATAGAGATCTAAAAccagtaaatatatttttggatAGTAATGACCATGTAAAAATCGGAGATTTTGGTTTAGCAACTACAAATATACTTTCATCCTTTGTACAAACAATGGAAACTGATAAAGAATCTCAAGGTTTTGAAAAAG gGATTAGTTTTGGCACAGAAGATGTTGGATCTCTCACAGGACAAGTAGGCACAGCACTTTATGTAGCTCCAGAACTTACAACAAAAGCAGCAAAAGctatttacaatcaaaaaGTTGATATTTATAGTCTTGGaataatattgtttgaaaTGTGTTACAAACCTCTAACTACAGGAATGGAACGAATTAAAGTTTTGCTTAATTtacgatcgaaagaaattatacttCCATCAGAAATACAACAAGCTGATATGTCACGACAAATTCATATCTTACG GTGGTTATTAAATCATGATCCTAGTCAACGGCCCACTGCTCAAGAACTCCTTTCTTCGGAATATTTGCCTCCTGCACGACTTGAAGAGACGGAATTGCAAGAAATGATCCGGCGCACTCTTTCAAATAATCAAAGCAaagcatataaatatttgatttcatGCTGTTTTACGCAGGAAGTTAGTCCTGCAGACGATATTACTTACGATATGAATTTACCTAGTAGAGGGCATACTAACTTTATTGCTTGGAGAAAACATCAAGAAGGAGTTAAAAGCAAAGTAATCGAGGTTTTTCAAAGACATGGTGGTGTTTACTTAGGAACTCCTCTATTGATACCAAAATCGCATCAATTCTGTAGCTTTTCAACTTCCAGTGTAAAATTAATGACTCGTAATGGAAACATTGTTTGTATCCCTCATGATTTACGCGCTGCGTTTGCAAGATACATAGTATGGAATAATGTACCACATATTAGAAGATATGCAATTGAAAGAGTCtttagagaaaaaaag gtATTGGGCTTTCACCCTAGAGAACTTTACGAATGCGCATTTGATATAATAGGCCCTACTCCTGATAATCTTCTAATGGAAGGTGAATTAATATACATTGTTTGGGAGATCATCAATGAATTACCTCCATTAcaagaacgaaattttactattcGTTTGAACCACACCTCTTTACTACAAGCTGTATTAATGTATTGTGGAgtagataaagaaaaatatcaagatatttattcaatcCTTCGAGATGCACGTGATggaaaatttacaaagtttCAAATACAGACGCATTTAATAAGTTTATGTTTGACTGATCAGGCTATGGAGACATTATTCAATTTGTTTGAAACGGAAAGTTCTGTTGCTAAAATTCATAGTGTTCTAAAAACAATTACACGAAGAAAAGGAGATGCTGCTGCTTTAGCTAGAGAAGGACTGAAGGAAATTGAGATAGTtatggaaaatattggaaCACTTGGAGTAAAG TGGCCTGTACTGGTTGTACCTCTTCTAGTGCACAATATAAATCAACATAGTggtataatttatcaaattacttATGAAGTTAAGCGGCGTAAAAAGAAAGGTGGAGAAGAAGTAATAGCAGCAGGAGGTCGTTACGATAAAatgctttcttcttttaaaaaaattcttgaacGTACAGGAATGGCCagtaaagaaattaaacaatatgGCGCTGGAATTAGTATCTCACTAGAAAAACTTGTTTCTGCAGTCTCGGAAACTTCAGAATCTTTAGAATGCAGATACGGTATCGACGTTGCCATTTCTTGTATGGGCAATCATCATCGAGAAAAGGAGATGATCGATCTCTTAAAAGAATTATGGAGTCTTGGACTCAAAGTTACAATTTTAGATCTGGTTTCCCTTGAAGAAATCCTTGAATATTGTCGAGAAAACTCTATCAGTCAcgttattcttttaaaaaccGGAGAAAAAGGGAACATAAGAATTCAAAGTTGGGAACGTGATAGGtatcaagaaaaaagaatgagTAATCAAGAAGTTGgagaattttttcaaagattAGATAATTCGATACCTGTTCTAAATAGATCTGAAAGCAAAACAGTAACAAATGATTGTTTTTTGAGTAATAACAATCCAGTTAAtgtcaatattaattttattttatctgaaaGAGACAAACTTTCTGGTAGTTCTAGAAGAAgtctaaaaaattctatggTTGCACAGATGTCTACATATTTCCAGAGGATTTCACATAAAATTccaattgaaatatttgcattatttttagaaatgagTGTTATAAGAACAATAATAAGTTTCTTAGAAATTGATGAAGAAGACCAAGATTTTCtaaaaagtatacaaattATCATAGACAA ACATCCAAgacataaaaaatacataaaggAGATATGTGAAGAAATGCAAGAAGtaaggaaagagaaacaaagacctgtattaatactatatagtttAATCAATAATCAATATATGACTCTCTTATAA